One genomic segment of Drosophila melanogaster chromosome 3R includes these proteins:
- the CG14322 gene encoding uncharacterized protein, isoform B, translating to MSAPQQQRGESGGGAPPDTGRDSASQPAKSSTASGSGHSATCSHSPSSKNRRQNNSMKYNSRPWQRGRSDSGHFNNRVHSNHNQRQTPYPKSNYENRGRSDTRSSNQERQERDYTKRTDFRERNTRFSDERHSGRYSDYHRRNHYHRFKSWGSEGRSYRRDKGARDLSKSRYDNDASGSSLIRGASEIRRKNGHNCDPNSDASKTENSEDIQSCINHYQTEENKIDTEQSKDQGANRTSPTEQLSDISKQSNPIALEGDQNKKTNELKESSCSSKPSREINETSKASQFPDQRSKEQSSGEELNVSESSDNHSGAQASQSIPRIQVRPLTKLLRQELFAVTQENRLIKSPPPSASPASPSRLVFTPNLRNRRRTVSNCIYNAGSFDQTAESEAVFNDRIASMDKESLKYIINNGDTIFEPHLQLQARRRIRDEIRRQLKTIELEKPKDCLVTDLVEDEIVDSIKLPAFLLEEIGKCFGIDISEGQTTKDSAAEREDTTRVNAESPVQDTEEETKRACNGVESLKDIKTEATADDSNQCTKFRNLENEIDINDNHHQSEDDELSKPLSVLPKDSEDCSVKSNGVSKKVLQENNKKKTFNRDTKVNGNKAMNPPQETVIETLEHSDSINRSITNPKTADELKSFAGIEWEVNSKSKHSNPSQSAFIKTNKSNNIETALIDSLSGISKPCKMEIKRESSSSPISVSSLPSNDVIDLLSSSDEELEEHAVVDMDIDEHEGDIENQKIFKTLEALKQSDDVVDSDDSTSSQSSSKSTKRRRRLKLQNDAENVVDSFEKLILPHLREALSDRYRRQHSSSLQSRLHFISCVVTSSEHNAQTFSKIEVAKMQMNLKAADNRQAIEFLLKEIVNVVSLQKQRRREQDEEQKLANLLSPKKTAFTSDETCKASTLCPNQHGFIPPTAQDSSPVTSPCQKPPSSPPSQQSPSSATAQQSSPMALQKTQSCPARQSSTSIQENPMDSSGQWRGSASHKTQSSPARQTTPVGDVFENPSPNQGNPPSSAKLESFNVGFPFLSMDPTLYNYSRLASGSKINEPLGKSDDMMEQHLVEIERELIKHENRYSFLDDIIIKFQKEKSEVGMVILELKSRKFLIINSMASRNQATSAQVADSKSKPHEAETAQESTHEDSFSKGGIARRTRSRLRRTVLVLAPKRQVRVQKRVSKKPKSFKLVEKSHEEIAEQETNKMDSKATNQLNINEELLKVSAGDQVSDYSPTAKLAQSRLSKPSIAVNPTHQPLAIIPPLPPPPPPPEPICHMSYEASSSFLKEPLHEPGHQLSELNSEDKTRQGFVTKGKLQNVGSPITQIKIYRDNVIAAAEDGDIYVFHLVTHKLEQKITKHSEAITNMFLSEKDSILYTTSADGFFKKSSLLNLERVFETVYLKEPLQSMDVAWGLAFIGSRWGQISTFNVVTNKVVEKPLVSTGQSIIAIKATKEGVRKILVLGCKGNFVQMHDAGNGLLLRHVFIAEGLNIYSLLLDEGHIYCGTQKNELYQLEFVSGNLVTKFSCGNGAVAVAAYGERYLLVGCYDGYIYVLNKITGTQTGRFAGAGRMVLALSVVGDKIVTSSKDNSLAILEVPPALVNGY from the exons tggTCACTTTAACAATAGAGTG CATTCTAATCATAATCAAAGGCAAACGCCTTACCCGAAATCAAACTACGAAAATCGGGGCCGTTCTGACACCCGGAGTTCAAACCAGGAACGACAGGAGAGAGATTATACCAAGAGAACTGATTTTCGTGAAAGAAACACTAGATTCTCCGATGAGAGACACTCTGGCAGATATAGTGATTATCACCGTAGAAACCATTACCACAGATTTAAGTCATGGGGAAGTGAGGGCCGATCCTATCGTAGGGACAAAGGTGCCAGAGATTTATCCAAGTCACGTTATGATAATGATGCAAGTGGTTCAAGTCTAATCAGAGGTGCATCTGAGATCAGGCGAAAAAACGGACACAACTGTGATCCGAATAGCGATGCTTCCAAAACTGAGAATTCTGAGGATATCCAAAGTTGTATAAATCACTATCAAAccgaagaaaataaaattgatacAGAGCAATCTAAGGATCAAGGAGCTAACAGAACCAGCCCCACCGAGCAATTATCAGATATCTCAAAACAATCTAATCCAATTGCATTAGAAGGCGATCAGAACAAAAAGACGAATGAGTTGAAGGAGAGCTCTTGCTCTAGCAAGCCAAGCAGGGAAATAAATGAAACTTCTAAGGCTTCACAGTTTCCCGATCAAAGATCGAAGGAACAGTCGTCGGGGGAAGAACTAAACGTATCCGAGTCCAGTGATAATCACTCTGGTGCACAGGCTAGTCAATCAATTCCACGTATCCAAGTGCGCCCCCTTACCAAACTTCTAAGGCAGGAGCTCTTTGCAGTCACCCAGGAGAATCGTCTGATCAAAAGTCCCCCTCCATCCGCATCCCCAGCCAGTCCCAGTCGTCTGGTCTTTACGCCCAACCTTAGAAATCGTCGCCGAACAGTGAGCAACTGCATCTACAATGCTGGAAGTTTTGATCAGACCGCCGAGAGCGAGGCCGTTTTCAATGATCGCATCGCTAGCATGGACAAGGAGAGTCTAAAGTACATCATCAACAATGGCGACACCATCTTTGAACCGCACTTGCAACTCCAGGCCAGGCGGCGTATACGTGACGAAATTCGCCGACAGCTAAAGACAATTGAATTGGAGAAGCCCAAGGATTGTCTGGTAACGGATTTAGTCGAGGACGAAATCGTAGATTCCATCAAATTGCCCGCATTTCTACTTGAGGAGATCGGAAAGTGTTTTGGCATAGACATATCAGAGGGTCAGACGACCAAAGATTCTGCAGCAGAAAGAGAAGATACAACAAGGGTTAACGCGGAAAGCCCAGTTCAAGATACCGAAGAAGAAACGAAGAGAGCTTGTAACGGCGTCGAAAGtttaaaagatataaaaacTGAGGCGACTGCTGATGATAGCAATCAGTGCACtaaatttagaaatcttgAAAACGAAATTGATATTAATGATAACCACCATCAATCAGAAGACGACGAGCTTAGCAAACCGCTCAGTGTATTGCCTAAAGATAGTGAAGATTGTTCTGTAAAATCGAATGGGGTTAGTAAAAAGGTCTTGCAAGAAAACAATAAgaagaaaacttttaatcGAGACACTAAAGTAAACGGAAATAAGGCAATGAATCCGCCACAAGAAACCGTGATAGAAACTCTGGAACACTCTGATTCCATTAACAGGTCCATAACTAATCCGAAAACAGCCGATGAGCTCAAAAGTTTCGCGGGAATTGAATGGGAAGTGAATTCGAAGAGTAAGCACTCCAACCCAAGTCAATCCGCATTCATTAAAACCAACAAAAGTAATAATATAGAAACTGCTTTAATAGATTCCCTTTCTGGGATAAGTAAGCCCtgtaaaatggaaattaaaaggGAATCAAGCAGCTCACCCATATCAGTAAGTTCTTTACCTTCAAACGATGTTATTGATCTGCTGAGCTCATCTGACGAAGAGCTGGAAGAGCATGCCGTGGTGGATATGGACATTGATGAACATGAAGGTGAtattgaaaatcaaaagatATTTAAGACCTTGGAAGCTTTGAAGCAATCAGATGATGTTGTTGATAGTGATGACTCCACCAGCTCCCAAAGCAGCAGTAAATCCACAAAAAGGCGACGCAGGCTGAAGCTACAGAACGATGCAGAAAATGTGGTTGacagttttgaaaaattgaTCCTTCCCCATCTTCGAGAGGCTCTCAGCGATCGCTATCGTCGCCAGCATTCTAGTAGCCTGCAGAGTCGATTGCACTTTATCTCCTGCGTAGTGACAAGCTCCGAGCACAATGCACAAACCTTTAGTAAAATTGAGGTAGCCAAGATGCAAATGAATCTCAAAGCAGCCGACAATCGCCAAGCTATCGAATTTCTTCTAAAAGAGATTGTCAACGTGGTGAGTCTGCAGAAACAGCGTCGTCGGGAGCAGGACGAAGAGCAAAAGCTTGCAAATTTATTAAGCCCCAAAAAAACCGCATTCACATCTGATGAAACCTGTAAGGCGTCAACACTATGTCCAAACCAGCACGGTTTTATTCCACCAACGGCTCAGGATAGTTCGCCAGTTACATCACCGTGTCAGAAACCTCCATCTTCTCCGCCATCTCAGCAGAGTCCTTCTTCCGCAACTGCTCAGCAGAGTTCTCCAATGGCTCTTCAGAAAACTCAATCTTGTCCAGCCCGCCAATCTTCAACATCCATCCAGGAGAATCCTATGGACTCATCTGGACAGTGGCGGGGTTCAGCTAGTCATAAAACTCAATCTTCTCCTGCCCGTCAAACTACACCAGTCGGAGATGTTTTTGAAAACCCATCTCCTAACCAAGGAAACCCTCCCTCTTCGGCGAAACTGGAATCCTTCAACGTTGGGTTTCCATTTCTATCCATGGATCCTACACTATATAATTATTCCCGTTTAGCTAGTGGATCAAAAATAAACGAACCTTTGGGAAAATCGGACGACATGATGGAGCAGCACTTGGTTGAAATTGAGCGTGAATTGATAAAACATGAAAATCGTTACAGCTTTCTGGAcgatataataataaagtttcAAAAAGAGAAATCTGAAGTCGGTATGGTTATTCTAGAACTAAAGAGTCGGAAGTTTCTAATTATTAACTCCATGGCTAGTAGAAATCAAGCTACTTCTGCTCAAGTGGCTGACTCCAAAAGCAAACCACATGAAGCAGAAACTGCTCAGGAATCAACACACGAGGATAGTTTCAGCAAAGGAGGGATAGCCAGACGAACTAGAAGTAGATTAAGAAGAACTGTGTTGGTCCTGGCACCCAAGCGTCAAGTAAGGGTACAAAAACGAGTttccaaaaaaccaaaatcttTCAAATTAGTGGAGAAATCCCATGAAGAGATTGCTGAACAAGAGACGAATAAAATGGATTCTAAAGCGACCAATCAACTAAATATCAATGAAGAGCTCTTGAAAGTGTCAGCTGGTGACCAAGTATCCGATTATTCACCCACCGCCAAACTTGCACAATCGCGCCTGAGCAAGCCCAGTATTGCTGTTAATCCAACCCATCAACCACTGGCTATAATACCACCACtaccaccgccaccaccacctcccGAACCAATCTGCCACATGTCCTATGAAGCATCCAGCTCTTTTCTTAAGGAACCACTACACGAACCGGGTCACCAATTGTCAGAGCTCAACTCcgaagacaagacaagacaaggtTTTGTGACGAAGgggaaattgcaaaatgttggCAGCCCCATTACCCAAATAAAGATCTACAGGGATAACGTGATAGCCGCAGCCGAGGATGGAGATATCTACGTGTTTCACCTAGTCACTCACAAGCTGGAGCAAAAGATCACCAAGCACAGTGAGGCTATTACGAATATGTTCCTCAGCGAAAAGGATTCTATTCTTTACACCACATCAGCGGATGGCTTTTTTAAGAAGTCCTCGCTCTTG AATCTGGAGCGGGTCTTTGAAACGGTGTACCTTAAAGAGCCATTGCAGTCAATGGACGTCGCTTGGGGATTGGCCTTCATTGGCAGCCGATGGGGTCAAATATCTACCTTCAACGTGGTG ACGAACAAGGTGGTGGAAAAGCCTTTGGTATCAACCGGCCAATCCATCATTGCGATCAAGGCCACCAAGGAAGGTGTGCGGAAAATCCTTGTGCTGGGCTGCAAAGGAAACTTTGTCCAAATGCATGATGCGGGCAACGGATTGCTGCTACGTCACGTATTTATTGCAGAGGGTTTAAATATCTACAGTCTGCTTCTAGATGAAGGACACATTTATTGCGGAACGCAGAAAAACGAGTTATATCAATTGGAGTTTGTT TCTGGAAACTTGGTCACCAAGTTCAGCTGTGGAAATggcgctgttgctgttgcggccTACGGTGAGCGTTATTTGCTAGTCGGCTGCTACGACGGCTATATTTACGTCCTGAACAAGATTACCGGAACTCAAACTGGTCGTTTCGCTGGCGCTGGTCGCATGGTTTTAGCCCTTTCGGTTGTAGGCGATAAG ATCGTCACATCTTCGAAAGATAACTCGCTGGCGATTCTGGAGGTGCCCCCCGCATTGGTAAATGGCTATTAA